A DNA window from Pedomonas mirosovicensis contains the following coding sequences:
- the hutU gene encoding urocanate hydratase → MHNRLTPNARPVRAPRGTEISAKSWLTEAPLRMLMNNLDPEVAENPDELVVYGGIGRAARNWECFDRIVEALRGLESDETLLVQSGKPVGVFRTHADAPRVLIANSNLVPHWATWEHFHELDRKGLMMYGQMTAGSWIYIGSQGIVQGTYETFVEMGRQHFDGDLSGKWILTAGLGGMGGAQPLAATMAGASMIAVECQWSRIEKRLQTRYLDVAARSLDEALDILEKARGEGRAISIGLLGNAAEILPEMVRRGIRPDAVTDQTSAHDPVNGYLPAGWTVEKWLEARERAPETVRAEAIQSIGVHVEAMLAFQKMGVPVFDYGNNIRQMALEAGVKNAFDFPGFVPAYIRPLFCRGVGPFRWAALSGDPEDIAKTDAKVKELISDDPHLHRWLDMAGKRIAYQGLPARICWVGLGQRHRLGLAFNEMVAKGELKAPIVIGRDHLDSGSVASPNRETEAMKDGSDAVSDWPLLNALLNTASGATWVSLHHGGGVGMGFSQHAGMVIVCDGTDSAAKRLERVLWNDPASGVMRHADAGYPQAIDCAREHGLNLPMLKD, encoded by the coding sequence ATGCACAACCGGCTCACGCCCAATGCCCGTCCCGTGCGCGCCCCGCGCGGCACGGAGATCTCCGCCAAGTCGTGGCTGACGGAAGCCCCGCTGCGGATGCTGATGAACAACCTTGATCCGGAGGTGGCGGAGAACCCGGACGAGCTGGTGGTTTACGGTGGCATCGGCCGGGCGGCGCGGAACTGGGAGTGTTTCGACCGCATCGTCGAGGCGCTGCGCGGGCTGGAGAGCGACGAGACGCTGCTGGTGCAGTCCGGCAAGCCGGTGGGCGTGTTTCGCACCCACGCGGATGCGCCGCGCGTGCTGATCGCCAACTCCAACCTGGTGCCGCACTGGGCGACGTGGGAGCATTTCCACGAACTCGATCGGAAGGGCCTGATGATGTACGGCCAGATGACGGCGGGCTCGTGGATCTACATCGGCAGCCAGGGCATCGTGCAGGGCACGTATGAGACGTTCGTGGAGATGGGTCGCCAGCATTTCGACGGCGATCTTTCAGGCAAGTGGATTTTAACGGCGGGCCTGGGCGGCATGGGCGGCGCGCAGCCGCTGGCGGCCACCATGGCTGGGGCCAGCATGATCGCGGTCGAGTGCCAGTGGAGCCGTATTGAGAAGCGGCTACAAACCCGCTATCTCGACGTTGCCGCGCGCTCGCTGGATGAGGCGCTGGATATTCTGGAAAAGGCGCGAGGAGAGGGCCGGGCCATTTCGATCGGCCTCCTCGGCAACGCGGCGGAAATTCTGCCTGAGATGGTGCGCCGGGGCATCCGCCCGGATGCGGTGACGGACCAGACCTCGGCGCACGATCCGGTCAACGGCTATCTGCCTGCGGGCTGGACGGTCGAGAAATGGCTAGAGGCGCGCGAGCGCGCGCCGGAGACCGTGCGGGCCGAGGCCATTCAATCCATTGGCGTCCATGTGGAGGCGATGCTGGCCTTCCAGAAGATGGGCGTGCCGGTGTTCGATTATGGCAACAACATCCGCCAGATGGCTTTGGAAGCGGGCGTTAAAAACGCCTTCGATTTTCCGGGCTTTGTGCCTGCTTATATCCGCCCGCTGTTCTGCCGAGGCGTGGGGCCGTTCCGCTGGGCGGCGCTTTCGGGCGACCCGGAGGATATCGCCAAAACCGATGCCAAGGTGAAAGAGCTGATCTCCGATGATCCGCACCTGCACCGCTGGCTGGACATGGCGGGCAAACGCATTGCCTATCAGGGCCTGCCGGCGCGCATTTGCTGGGTGGGGCTGGGCCAGCGGCACCGGCTGGGCCTTGCCTTTAACGAAATGGTGGCAAAGGGCGAGTTGAAGGCGCCCATCGTTATCGGGCGGGATCACCTCGACTCCGGCTCCGTTGCCAGCCCCAACCGGGAAACGGAGGCGATGAAGGACGGCTCGGACGCCGTATCCGACTGGCCGCTGTTGAACGCGCTGCTGAACACCGCGAGCGGGGCCACGTGGGTTTCCCTGCACCACGGCGGCGGCGTTGGCATGGGCTTCTCCCAGCACGCGGGCATGGTGATCGTGTGCGATGGTACGGACAGCGCGGCCAAGCGCTTGGAGCGGGTGCTGTGGAATGATCCGGCCTCCGGCGTGATGCGCCATGCGGATGCGGGCTATCCACAAGCGATCGACTGCGCCCGCGAACACGGCCTCAACCTCCCTATGCTGAAAGACTGA
- the hutC gene encoding histidine utilization repressor, with the protein MMPRYQKVKDHILGHIGSGAWGSGHRVPSENELVKLLCVSRMTVNRAMRELADEGLLVRVAGVGTFVADRTAHAHPLEVHNIANEIRSRGHEHSVQVLKLEAVEARGDVAESFQAKPGTQVFHSLMLHCENGLPVQLEDRYVNPAVAPDYLNVDFTETTAHQYLIEVAPLQEVEHILRAVMPKAQVRKLLKMPEDEPCLLLQRRTWSGGVVATTSRFYYPGSRYEFSGRFKP; encoded by the coding sequence ATGATGCCGCGATACCAGAAGGTGAAAGACCATATCCTCGGCCATATTGGCTCGGGCGCTTGGGGCTCTGGCCATCGCGTGCCATCGGAAAACGAGCTGGTGAAGCTGCTCTGCGTTTCGCGCATGACCGTCAACCGCGCCATGCGCGAACTGGCGGACGAAGGCCTGCTGGTGCGCGTGGCGGGCGTCGGCACCTTCGTTGCGGACCGCACGGCTCACGCTCATCCGCTCGAAGTTCACAACATCGCCAACGAAATCCGCAGCCGCGGCCACGAGCATTCCGTGCAAGTGCTGAAGCTGGAAGCCGTGGAGGCCAGGGGCGACGTGGCGGAGAGCTTCCAGGCAAAGCCCGGCACGCAGGTCTTCCACTCCCTCATGCTCCACTGCGAAAACGGCCTGCCCGTGCAGCTGGAAGACCGCTACGTGAACCCGGCCGTCGCGCCGGATTATCTCAACGTCGATTTCACCGAAACGACAGCGCACCAATACCTCATCGAGGTCGCGCCGTTGCAGGAGGTCGAACACATCCTGCGCGCCGTCATGCCCAAGGCGCAGGTTCGCAAACTCCTCAAGATGCCGGAAGACGAGCCCTGCCTGCTGCTCCAGCGCCGTACATGGTCCGGCGGCGTCGTCGCCACCACCTCGCGCTTCTATTATCCCGGCTCGCGCTACGAGTTCTCCGGCCGCTTCAAGCCGTGA
- a CDS encoding formimidoylglutamate deiminase, which translates to MATFRLERALTPEGWRDDVALSVNDAGIITAVEPGHVVAASAELVRGAVIPALCNAHSHAFQRAMAGQAEWRGPTEDSFWTWRERMYDLALRISPEDLQIIAAQLYVEMLKAGYTQVCEFHYVHHDETGAPYASPTALSEAIFAAAREAGIGLTHLPTLYQTADFKSLNGTLRQRRFLNGADAFLELVGRLDTLAEKQNTARMGVAFHSLRAVPPEAMREVLAALGEKPGRPIHIHIAEQQREVDACLAATGQRPVEWLLDNAPVGEGWSLVHATHMTESETTALAKSGAVAVLCPTTEANLGDGLFPLPQYLAASGRIAIGSDSHVSISATEELRWLEYGQRLRLERRNIAASADEPHTGARLWRLAAEGGAQSAGLAMGEIAVGHRADLLVIDGDAPALAGLAGEMLMDAFIFAGQPNAIRHVMVAGRWRVRNGWHEGEETCAVRYRQVMRRLLSK; encoded by the coding sequence ATGGCAACCTTTCGTCTGGAGCGGGCGCTGACGCCCGAGGGCTGGCGCGACGACGTGGCCCTGAGCGTGAATGACGCCGGCATCATCACCGCCGTGGAGCCGGGGCATGTGGTCGCGGCCAGCGCGGAACTGGTGCGCGGCGCGGTGATCCCGGCGCTGTGCAATGCCCACAGCCACGCCTTCCAGCGGGCCATGGCCGGGCAGGCCGAGTGGCGCGGCCCGACGGAAGACAGCTTCTGGACCTGGCGCGAGCGCATGTATGACCTGGCGCTGCGGATCAGCCCTGAGGATCTGCAAATCATCGCCGCCCAGCTTTACGTGGAAATGCTGAAGGCAGGCTACACCCAGGTGTGCGAGTTCCACTACGTACACCATGATGAAACTGGCGCGCCCTACGCTTCGCCCACGGCCCTCTCCGAGGCGATTTTCGCGGCGGCGCGAGAGGCAGGCATCGGCCTGACGCATCTGCCGACGCTCTACCAGACGGCGGATTTCAAGAGCCTCAACGGCACGTTGCGGCAACGGCGGTTTCTCAATGGCGCCGATGCGTTTCTGGAGCTGGTGGGGCGGCTCGACACGCTGGCGGAAAAGCAGAACACCGCCCGGATGGGCGTTGCCTTCCATAGCCTGCGGGCGGTGCCGCCGGAGGCCATGCGCGAGGTGCTGGCGGCGCTTGGCGAGAAGCCGGGGCGGCCCATTCACATTCATATCGCCGAACAGCAGCGCGAGGTGGACGCATGTCTTGCCGCTACGGGGCAGCGGCCGGTGGAGTGGCTGCTCGACAACGCGCCGGTAGGCGAAGGCTGGAGCCTTGTTCACGCAACGCACATGACCGAAAGCGAAACGACGGCGCTTGCGAAGAGCGGTGCGGTTGCCGTGCTGTGCCCCACCACCGAGGCCAACCTGGGCGATGGCCTGTTCCCGCTGCCGCAGTATCTGGCAGCGAGCGGGCGCATCGCCATCGGCAGCGACAGCCATGTTTCGATTTCCGCGACAGAGGAGTTGCGCTGGCTGGAATATGGCCAGCGCCTCAGGCTGGAGAGGCGCAACATTGCCGCCTCCGCCGACGAGCCGCACACCGGCGCGCGGTTGTGGCGGCTTGCGGCAGAAGGCGGCGCGCAGTCAGCGGGCTTGGCCATGGGCGAGATTGCCGTTGGCCACCGCGCCGATCTGCTGGTGATCGATGGAGATGCCCCGGCGCTCGCGGGTCTTGCGGGCGAGATGCTGATGGATGCTTTCATTTTCGCCGGGCAGCCGAACGCCATTCGCCACGTGATGGTGGCGGGCCGCTGGCGCGTGCGGAACGGCTGGCACGAGGGCGAGGAGACTTGCGCCGTTCGCTATCGCCAGGTCATGCGGCGCCTGCTATCGAAATGA
- the hutI gene encoding imidazolonepropionase, protein MSDTVFYGSPPPPGTRWDRLLTNVHLATLAETGAPYGAVENAALAVSGERIAWLGPMAALEAHRDDWLAAQVINGGGRWVTPGLIDCHTHIVHGGNRAGEFEQRLQGVSYEVIARQGGGILSTVNATRAASVEDLVAQSLPRIEALLAEGVTTLEIKSGYGLDMESERAMLRAARMIGEQLPVTVKTTFLGAHALPPEFRDNRAGYVRLVCEEMLPALASEGLVDAVDAFCERIAFTAEETRAVFEAAKKLGLPVKLHAEQISDMSGAALAAEFGALSADHLEHVSPEGISAMAKSGTVAVLLPGAFYFLREEKLPPVAALREAGVPIAIATDSNPGTSPLTSLLLAMNMACVLFRLTPEEALLGATRHAAKALGLEATHGILAPGYQADFVLWDIGSPAELSYRAGLNPCAAVVRAGNRVRG, encoded by the coding sequence ATGAGCGACACAGTATTTTACGGCAGCCCGCCGCCCCCTGGCACCCGTTGGGACCGGCTTTTAACCAACGTACACCTCGCCACCCTGGCAGAAACCGGCGCGCCCTACGGCGCTGTTGAGAACGCCGCGCTGGCGGTGAGCGGGGAGCGCATCGCCTGGCTCGGCCCCATGGCCGCGCTGGAAGCGCACCGGGACGACTGGCTCGCCGCGCAGGTGATAAACGGCGGTGGCCGCTGGGTCACGCCGGGCCTTATCGATTGCCACACCCATATCGTTCACGGCGGCAACCGGGCAGGCGAGTTCGAGCAGCGGCTGCAAGGCGTCTCTTATGAGGTCATCGCCAGGCAGGGCGGCGGCATTCTGTCGACCGTCAACGCCACCCGCGCCGCCAGCGTCGAGGACCTGGTGGCGCAGAGCCTGCCACGTATTGAGGCGCTCCTGGCCGAGGGCGTCACCACCCTTGAAATCAAATCCGGCTATGGGCTCGACATGGAGAGCGAGCGCGCCATGCTGCGCGCAGCGCGGATGATCGGCGAGCAACTGCCGGTGACGGTGAAAACCACTTTCCTCGGCGCGCACGCCCTGCCGCCAGAGTTCAGGGACAATCGCGCCGGTTACGTTCGCCTTGTGTGCGAGGAGATGCTGCCCGCATTGGCGAGCGAGGGGCTGGTGGATGCAGTTGATGCCTTTTGCGAGCGCATCGCCTTCACCGCTGAGGAAACCCGCGCGGTCTTCGAGGCGGCAAAGAAGCTGGGCCTGCCGGTCAAGCTGCATGCCGAGCAGATCAGCGACATGAGCGGGGCCGCCTTGGCGGCGGAATTCGGCGCACTTTCGGCCGACCACCTGGAGCATGTATCGCCCGAGGGCATCTCAGCCATGGCGAAAAGCGGCACGGTTGCCGTGCTGCTGCCGGGCGCCTTTTATTTTCTGCGCGAGGAAAAACTGCCGCCCGTCGCCGCGCTGCGGGAGGCGGGCGTTCCCATCGCCATCGCGACCGACAGCAATCCCGGCACCTCGCCCCTCACCTCGCTTTTGCTCGCCATGAACATGGCGTGCGTGCTGTTCCGCCTCACGCCCGAGGAGGCGCTGCTCGGCGCCACCCGCCATGCGGCCAAGGCGCTGGGGCTGGAGGCCACCCATGGCATTCTCGCCCCCGGCTACCAGGCCGACTTCGTGCTTTGGGATATCGGCAGCCCTGCCGAACTGAGCTACCGCGCCGGGCTCAACCCCTGCGCGGCCGTGGTGCGGGCCGGCAACCGCGTGCGCGGCTGA
- a CDS encoding NAD(P)/FAD-dependent oxidoreductase has translation MTSTRPQVVIIGSGFAGLAAARGLGKARADVTIIDRTNHHLFQPLLYQVATAELAPGDIAQPIRHILRRHRNVRVLLGEATGIDPQTHRVWMGESFLHYDYLIIATGSRHSYFGNDAWARFAPGLKTIDDARRIRARVLAAFEQAEFCHDTAERTRLLRFVVIGGGPTGVEIAGALAELARHTLREEFRIINPAMAKIVLVEAGERILAQFPHALTAYAEQALARLGVHVLTRTRVTNINSEGVMLDGALLPAATVIWGAGVMATPVGQWLGVETDRLGRVTVDRDFSVPSLDGVYVLGDAALATLPDGTVLPGLAQVADQEGEWLGRALARRINGEPPSAPLPLSRQGQPRHHRAQRRRC, from the coding sequence ATGACCTCCACCCGCCCCCAGGTTGTCATCATCGGGTCCGGTTTTGCCGGGCTCGCCGCTGCGCGGGGACTCGGGAAAGCCAGGGCGGATGTGACCATTATCGACCGCACCAACCATCATCTGTTTCAGCCGCTGCTGTATCAGGTGGCGACCGCCGAGCTGGCGCCGGGTGACATTGCCCAGCCAATCCGCCACATCCTGCGCCGCCATCGCAATGTCCGGGTGCTGCTGGGCGAGGCAACCGGCATTGACCCGCAAACGCACCGCGTGTGGATGGGCGAAAGCTTCCTCCATTATGATTACCTGATTATCGCCACCGGCTCCCGCCACAGCTATTTCGGCAACGATGCGTGGGCGCGTTTTGCCCCTGGCCTCAAGACCATTGACGATGCTCGCCGTATCCGCGCGCGGGTGCTGGCCGCATTCGAGCAGGCGGAGTTCTGCCACGACACCGCGGAGCGCACGCGGCTGCTGCGCTTCGTGGTGATCGGCGGCGGGCCGACCGGTGTCGAGATTGCCGGCGCGCTGGCTGAACTGGCCCGGCACACGCTGCGGGAGGAATTCCGCATCATCAACCCGGCCATGGCGAAAATTGTTCTGGTGGAGGCGGGCGAGCGCATCCTCGCCCAGTTCCCCCATGCTCTTACCGCCTATGCGGAACAGGCCCTAGCGCGCCTTGGCGTGCATGTGCTCACCCGCACGCGCGTAACCAACATCAATTCCGAAGGCGTGATGCTGGACGGCGCGCTTCTGCCCGCAGCCACGGTGATCTGGGGTGCGGGCGTCATGGCCACGCCGGTCGGACAATGGCTGGGTGTGGAGACCGATCGGCTCGGCCGCGTGACCGTCGACCGGGATTTTTCCGTCCCCAGTCTCGACGGGGTTTACGTGCTCGGAGACGCTGCCCTGGCCACCCTGCCGGACGGCACGGTTCTGCCCGGCCTTGCCCAGGTGGCCGATCAGGAAGGCGAATGGCTGGGCCGGGCGCTCGCCCGCCGCATCAATGGCGAGCCGCCGTCCGCCCCCCTTCCACTATCGCGACAAGGGCAACCTCGCCACCATCGGGCGCAACGCCGCCGTTGCTGA
- a CDS encoding erythromycin esterase family protein, whose translation MVLVADKQVQERLAELAEALSHAGEALPDLADPAFGALFSRLGGKRVVALGEATHGTSEFYRARAAITRHLIENHGFNIVAVEADWPDAARIDDFVRHCARAPTLRHAFTRFPTWMWRNAEVDDFIRWLHCHNAGLPEQERVEFRGLDVYSLSASIEAVLEYLEANDAEGAREARRRYGCLNPWQEEPERYGHAVMVGRKSSCEEAVVEQLQALLEARLDNLRQDGEAFFDAAQNARIVRAAEQYYRIMYLGSAESWNLRDRHMFDTLQRLLEARGPDARAIVWAHNSHIGNASATSMGWRGEFNIGELCRTAFGNACALVGFGTDRGTVAAADDWGEPMRIKNVRPARPDSYEAAFREARIPVSLTDWGLSGNRALRDVLSQERLGRAIGVIYRPETELASHYYDAVMADQFDAFVWFEETRAVTPLPTGRPHGMPDTYPFGV comes from the coding sequence ATGGTCTTGGTTGCCGACAAGCAGGTACAGGAGCGGCTCGCCGAACTGGCCGAGGCCCTGTCGCACGCCGGAGAGGCGCTGCCGGATCTGGCCGACCCCGCCTTCGGCGCGCTGTTCTCCCGGCTTGGAGGCAAGCGCGTCGTGGCGCTGGGCGAGGCGACGCATGGCACATCGGAATTTTATCGCGCCCGCGCCGCCATCACCCGGCACCTGATCGAGAACCACGGCTTCAACATTGTCGCCGTCGAGGCGGACTGGCCCGATGCCGCGCGCATCGATGATTTCGTGCGCCACTGCGCCCGCGCGCCGACATTGCGCCATGCCTTCACCCGTTTCCCCACCTGGATGTGGCGCAACGCGGAAGTGGATGATTTCATCCGCTGGCTGCACTGCCACAACGCGGGCCTGCCGGAGCAGGAGCGCGTCGAATTTCGCGGGCTCGATGTCTACAGCCTCTCCGCCTCCATCGAGGCGGTGCTGGAATATCTGGAAGCCAACGATGCCGAAGGCGCGCGGGAAGCCCGCCGCCGCTACGGCTGCCTCAACCCCTGGCAGGAGGAGCCGGAACGCTATGGCCACGCCGTCATGGTAGGCCGCAAATCCTCCTGCGAGGAGGCGGTGGTGGAGCAGCTTCAGGCCCTGCTGGAGGCGCGGCTTGACAATCTGCGGCAGGACGGCGAGGCCTTTTTCGATGCGGCGCAAAATGCCCGCATCGTCCGCGCGGCGGAGCAGTATTACCGCATCATGTACCTGGGCTCGGCCGAGAGCTGGAATCTGCGCGACCGGCACATGTTCGATACGCTCCAGCGTCTCCTCGAAGCGCGGGGACCGGATGCCAGGGCGATCGTCTGGGCACACAACAGCCACATCGGCAACGCCTCCGCCACCTCCATGGGCTGGCGGGGCGAATTCAATATTGGCGAGCTGTGCCGCACCGCCTTCGGCAACGCCTGCGCGCTGGTGGGCTTCGGCACCGACCGGGGCACGGTGGCAGCGGCGGATGACTGGGGCGAGCCCATGCGGATCAAGAACGTGCGCCCGGCCCGGCCGGACAGCTACGAGGCCGCCTTCCGCGAGGCGCGCATTCCGGTGTCGCTGACCGACTGGGGCCTCTCCGGCAACCGCGCGCTGCGCGACGTGCTCTCGCAGGAGCGGCTGGGCCGCGCCATCGGCGTCATCTACCGGCCGGAGACAGAGCTGGCCAGCCACTACTACGACGCGGTGATGGCCGACCAGTTCGATGCCTTCGTCTGGTTCGAGGAAACCCGCGCCGTCACGCCGCTGCCGACGGGCCGCCCGCACGGCATGCCCGATACCTACCCCTTCGGCGTCTAA
- a CDS encoding CBS domain-containing protein: MALFTRTPLFTDRKDAGHRLGYALLQYRHENPLVLALPRGGVPVGLEVANILGAELDVALVRKIGAPGAPELALGAVVDGNPPQTLLNEDVVQLLKPSPEYIEARTREEIMEIERRRALYREGRPPLRVRDRTIILVDDGIATGATTRVVLRSLRQAGARKVVLAVPVAPRETLESLELEADDTVCLATPEPFHAVGLAYAHFDQTSDAEVIEALANAAPPTILGGTVRPPAVDYSPHSSTRRFPMKVADIMTRDVTVVSPNDSARRAAQIMDELNVGVLPVCDGRRIVGMVTDRDLTVRVTALGKNPESCRVEEAMSSNVRWCFEDEDVESVIEKMGDTQIRRVPVVDRDHNLVGIVSLGDIATKSDEVAEEALEGISEPSEPDR; this comes from the coding sequence ATGGCCCTGTTTACCCGTACCCCGCTGTTCACCGACCGGAAGGATGCCGGTCATCGCCTGGGCTATGCCCTGCTGCAATACCGCCACGAAAATCCGCTCGTTCTGGCCCTGCCGCGCGGCGGCGTGCCGGTGGGACTGGAAGTGGCAAACATTCTGGGCGCGGAGCTGGATGTGGCGCTGGTCCGCAAGATCGGCGCGCCCGGCGCGCCCGAGCTGGCGCTCGGTGCCGTGGTGGACGGGAATCCGCCCCAAACCCTGCTCAACGAAGATGTGGTCCAGCTGCTCAAGCCGTCGCCGGAATATATCGAGGCGCGAACGCGGGAAGAGATCATGGAGATCGAGCGGCGGCGCGCCCTCTACCGCGAGGGCCGGCCGCCCCTCAGGGTGCGGGACCGCACCATCATTCTGGTGGACGACGGCATCGCCACCGGCGCGACCACGCGCGTGGTGCTGCGCTCGCTGCGCCAGGCCGGCGCGCGCAAGGTGGTGCTGGCGGTGCCCGTTGCCCCGCGCGAGACGCTCGAAAGCCTGGAGCTGGAGGCGGACGACACCGTGTGCCTTGCCACGCCCGAGCCGTTCCATGCCGTGGGGCTCGCCTACGCCCATTTCGATCAGACCAGCGACGCCGAGGTCATCGAGGCGCTGGCCAACGCTGCGCCGCCTACCATTCTTGGCGGAACCGTGCGGCCGCCAGCCGTTGATTACTCACCACACTCATCCACAAGGAGGTTTCCCATGAAGGTTGCCGATATCATGACGCGGGACGTCACTGTCGTTTCTCCCAATGACAGCGCCCGCCGGGCCGCGCAGATCATGGACGAGCTGAATGTCGGCGTGCTGCCCGTCTGCGACGGCCGGCGCATCGTCGGCATGGTCACCGACCGCGATCTGACCGTTCGCGTCACCGCGCTCGGCAAGAACCCGGAGAGCTGCCGGGTGGAAGAGGCCATGTCCTCCAACGTGCGCTGGTGTTTCGAGGACGAGGATGTGGAGTCCGTCATCGAGAAGATGGGCGACACCCAGATCCGCCGCGTGCCCGTGGTGGACCGCGACCATAATCTCGTCGGCATCGTCTCGCTCGGCGACATCGCCACCAAGAGCGACGAAGTTGCCGAAGAAGCGCTCGAGGGCATTTCCGAGCCGTCCGAGCCTGATCGATGA
- a CDS encoding DUF2267 domain-containing protein, whose amino-acid sequence MSTTGLDVFDKTLQTTHIWLNDIGEIVGPDKQRCYHALRAVLTTLRDRLTVDQSAHLAAELPILVRGVFYDGYRPSDAPSAIRSQDEFVSVVAQRFGNIGPVSPRTSSIAVFKTLQRHLPQPMIEKVKGSLPQEIRVLFDVEPDTGPGAHQDTAASRSAAGERRPQDWTGAGRGATPGGSTDRNT is encoded by the coding sequence ATGAGCACTACCGGACTGGACGTATTCGACAAGACCCTGCAAACCACCCACATCTGGCTGAACGATATCGGCGAAATCGTTGGGCCAGACAAGCAGCGCTGCTACCATGCCCTGCGCGCCGTTCTCACCACCCTGCGCGACCGGCTGACCGTTGACCAATCGGCCCACCTGGCCGCCGAGCTGCCCATTCTGGTGCGCGGCGTTTTCTACGACGGCTACCGCCCGTCCGACGCGCCATCGGCCATCCGCTCGCAAGATGAATTTGTCAGCGTCGTTGCCCAGCGCTTCGGCAATATCGGGCCGGTCAGCCCCCGCACCTCGAGCATTGCCGTGTTCAAGACGCTCCAGCGCCACCTGCCCCAGCCGATGATCGAGAAGGTCAAGGGTTCGCTGCCGCAGGAAATCCGCGTGCTGTTCGACGTCGAGCCCGACACCGGCCCCGGCGCTCACCAGGACACCGCCGCCAGCCGCAGCGCCGCCGGCGAACGCAGGCCCCAGGATTGGACCGGAGCCGGGCGCGGCGCTACGCCAGGCGGCTCTACCGACCGCAATACATAA